From the Daucus carota subsp. sativus chromosome 8, DH1 v3.0, whole genome shotgun sequence genome, one window contains:
- the LOC135148328 gene encoding zinc finger protein 4-like: MSNSFSIFSSSSSIRRTQPADSSTSLNTTSNIAPASATTYGCAYCDITFSTHQALGGHQKAHKEQRQAEKRQAETHYQGINPQNKRRREEYATQAATASAALTPLRPAAGSSLNLPPPASQRGHAIRSSRFFEVPDLLGPSVAPTAPLPGGARSGPAIGHEEENAVDLDLKL, from the coding sequence ATGTCTAATTCCTTCTCTATCTTCTCGTCCTCTTCCTCCATTAGAAGGACACAACCGGCCGATTCTTCAACGTCACTGAATACCACCAGCAACATAGCACCGGCCAGTGCAACAACTTATGGTTGCGCTTATTGTGACATAACCTTCTCTACCCACCAGGCCCTGGGTGGGCACCAAAAGGCTCACAAGGAGCAGCGTCAAGCGGAAAAGCGGCAGGCTGAGACCCACTACCAGGGCATCAATCCTCAGAACAAGAGGAGAAGAGAGGAGTATGCAACTCAGGCTGCTACCGCATCAGCTGCTCTGACACCTCTTAGACCTGCGGCAGGATCCTCCCTGAATCTTCCTCCACCAGCCTCTCAACGGGGTCATGCCATCAGAAGTTCCAGGTTTTTTGAAGTGCCTGATCTGTTGGGGCCTTCTGTTGCACCCACCGCTCCTCTACCCGGTGGAGCAAGAAGCGGTCCTGCAATAGGGCATGAAGAAGAGAATGCTGTGGATTTGGATCTTAAGCTCTAG
- the LOC135148329 gene encoding uncharacterized protein LOC135148329 gives MSTTAFEFNGAKFVTNNYSAILDNDEAPKEFHLIQDFLAHTNYDDGGENGSPSLTCNYEGQEYAISPATIRKALHLPEEKKYDASDKLKIALPDKYEALFSDENIPQPPSPAHDPIAKFDPKPTSGSSQQGPVEKSSPKRILRSTKSPTKPSPPPRKRRFLQKISDSESEEDIPPPPPAKRLRKKIKPTSITDLTVEPPQSEDPEQALIPFSDQSAEPLLIEPIYALPLDTAAADKQLSESTSDHNDQPEGTKSVKEKVAADTDISEKPSDAPSKSEDAQIDMVLQLIQDSLVQPDDIVAAPAQEIPMAENSEAATEALESHTLSIFLADIDDDEGTEVTSTPIQAPGIHSLISEPVRETTPERVDSPVKALSPVRESTPFIAPAVPSSPIPFSEPVRRKICHLSYNSRMCRTTSPSVEDRLTSIEATQASMNYTLADLSASVAQLVQKQKIPKQKGIVISEVNYTDINRPRTRSQTQTLPESDSKDKGKKPVDIVPSVPTMPKKSVITLAPENPTKRMVKLSKSVHVMANVSEQPEEKEVGLVRRRRKGESKSIPEITLTSDNAQVKAPITEEKVEDTKASWLKLNSEKTQDDQKKKSLYGSLD, from the exons atgtcgacaactgctttcgagttcaatggagcaaagtttgtcaccaacaatTACTCAGCCATTCTGGACAACGATGAAgcacccaaggagtttcatcttattcaagatttcttggctcaca caaattacgatgatggaggtgaaaatggttCTCCATCTCTCACCTGTAATTATGAAGGCCAAGAGTATGCTATCTCACCAGCAACCattaggaaggctcttcatcttcctgaagaaaagaaatatgatgCTTCA gataaactgaaGATAGCTTTACCTGACAAGTATGAagccttattctctgatgagaatatcccaCAGCCTCCATCTCCTGCTCATGATCCAATAGCAAAATTTGATCCCAAACCAACCTCTGGTTCTTctcaacaaggaccagttgaaaaatcttcaccaaaaAGGATACTCAGATCTACcaaatccccaaccaaaccctcccctcctcccagaaaaagaagattcctacagaaaatttcagattctgaatcagaagaagacattcctcctcctccaccggCAAAGagactgagaaagaaaataaagccaacctctattactgatctgactgtggaaccaccacaatcagaggatcctgaacaagctttgattccattctctgatcaatCTGCAGAGCCACTATTGATTGAGCCTATTTATGCACTGCCACTTGATACTGCTGCAGCTGACAAACAACTGTCAGAGTCCACCTCTGATCACAATGATCAGCCTGAAGGAACAAAGTCTGTTAAAGAGAAAGTTGCAGCTGATACTGATATATCAGAAAAACCCTCTGATGCTCCTAGTAAATCAGAGGATGCACAAATAGACATGGTCCTCCAGTTAATCCAAGATTCTCTGGTTCAACCTGAtgatattgttgcagctcctgctcaggagattcccATGGCAGAAAACTCTgaggcagctactgaagctctagagtcacatactctgagtatttttcttgcagacattgatgatgatgaaggcacAGAAGTCACATCAACCCCCATTCAAGCTCCTGGTATACACTCActaatctctgagccagtcagagaaactaCACCAGAAAGGGTTGATTCCCCAGTTAAGGCACTGTCACCAGTCAGGGAATCCACTCCTTTTATAGCTCCTGCAGTTCCAAGTTCTCCAATTCCATTCTCTGAGCCTGTCAGAAGGAAAATTTGCCACTTGTCTTATAATAGCAGGATGTGCAGAACcacatcaccttctgttgaagaCAGACTTACCTCTATTGAAGCAACTCAGGCTTCAATGAATTATACTCTGGCagatttgagtgcttctgtggcacagctggtacag aaacagaagattccaaagcaaaagggaatagtaataAGTGAGGTGAATTACACTGACATCAATAGACCAAGAACCAGATCTCAAACTCAAACTCTGCCTGAGTCTgactcaaaagacaaaggtAAGAAACCAGTTGATATAGTTCCTTCAGTTCCTACTATGCCAAAGAAATCAGTAATTACATTAGCACCAGAGAATCCTACAAAGAGGATGGTCAAACTGAGCAAGAGTGTGCATGTAATGGCAAATGTATCTGAGCAACCAGAAGAAAAGGAAGTTGGATtggtcagaagaagaagaaaaggtgaatcCAAATCAATTCCTGAGataactttaacctctgacaatgctcaagttaaagctcCAATAACTGAAGAAAAGGTTGAAGATACTAAAGCTTCTTGGTTGAAGTTAAActctgagaagactcaagatgatcagaagaaaaagagtttatatgggagtcttg attag